The following coding sequences are from one Streptomyces sp. NBC_00536 window:
- a CDS encoding helix-turn-helix domain-containing protein — MTTSVGPLLRSWRERRGISQLELAGRADSSARHISFVETGRSRPSEEMVIRLADRLDVPVRERNALLLAAGYAPRYAHTPLDAPGMAALREGLERLLAAYEPYPALVVDGTYTVVAANRGIAMLLDGLPEHLLAPPLNAMRITLHPEGLAPRIRNLAEWRGHLLAQMDRQIALARSERLRALYDEVAAYPFADTDPRDASDPAAVATIALPLRIEHEGHLLSFVSSIATFNTPMDVTVAELAIETLLPADPATAKYLHSLAP; from the coding sequence ATGACGACGTCCGTGGGTCCACTGCTCCGGTCCTGGCGCGAGCGGCGCGGGATCAGCCAGCTGGAGCTGGCGGGCCGGGCCGACTCCTCCGCCCGGCACATCAGCTTCGTGGAGACCGGCCGGTCCCGGCCGAGCGAGGAGATGGTGATCCGGCTGGCCGACCGGCTCGACGTGCCGGTGCGCGAGCGCAACGCCCTGCTGCTCGCGGCCGGTTACGCCCCGCGGTACGCGCACACTCCGCTGGACGCGCCGGGGATGGCGGCCCTGCGGGAGGGGCTGGAGCGGCTGCTGGCGGCGTACGAGCCGTATCCGGCGCTGGTCGTGGACGGTACGTACACGGTCGTCGCGGCCAACCGGGGCATCGCGATGCTGCTGGACGGTCTGCCGGAGCACCTGCTCGCACCGCCGCTGAACGCGATGCGGATCACCCTGCACCCCGAGGGGCTCGCGCCCCGGATCCGCAACCTCGCCGAGTGGCGGGGGCACCTGCTGGCCCAGATGGACCGGCAGATCGCGCTGGCCCGTTCGGAGCGGCTGCGCGCGCTGTACGACGAGGTGGCGGCGTACCCCTTCGCGGACACGGACCCGCGGGACGCCTCCGACCCGGCGGCCGTCGCCACCATCGCGCTCCCGCTGCGGATCGAACACGAGGGGCACCTGCTGTCCTTCGTCTCCTCCATCGCCACCTTCAACACCCCGATGGACGTGACCGTCGCCGAGCTGGCCATCGAGACCCTGCTCCCGGCCGATCCGGCGACAGCCAAGTACCTGCACTCACTGGCCCCTTGA
- a CDS encoding aldo/keto reductase — protein MNQVPTIKLNNGATMPQLGYGVWQIPDAEAEQAVGSALEAGYRSIDTASIYGNETGTGKALAASGLPREELFVTTKLWNGPSETWGRDNVLREFDSSLAKLGLDHVDLYLIHWPRPMREDYLAIWKTFEEIAASGRAKAVGVSNFGQPQLERLAAESALVPAVNQVELHPLFNQAELRAVHADLGIATEAWSPLGQGKDLLTLPAVAAVAAKHGRTGAQVVLRWHLQLGNIAIPKSVTPARIRENLDVFGFELDAEDLAALNALSTAGGRIGPDPVGFDV, from the coding sequence GTGAACCAGGTCCCCACCATCAAGCTCAACAACGGCGCCACCATGCCCCAGCTCGGCTACGGCGTCTGGCAGATCCCGGACGCCGAGGCCGAGCAGGCCGTCGGGAGCGCCCTGGAAGCCGGGTACCGCAGCATCGACACCGCCTCGATCTACGGCAACGAGACGGGCACCGGCAAGGCCCTCGCCGCCTCCGGCCTCCCCCGCGAGGAACTGTTCGTCACCACCAAGCTGTGGAACGGCCCGTCCGAGACCTGGGGCCGGGACAACGTCCTGCGCGAGTTCGACTCCTCGCTCGCCAAGCTGGGCCTGGACCACGTCGACCTGTACCTGATCCACTGGCCGCGCCCGATGCGCGAGGACTACCTCGCCATCTGGAAGACCTTCGAGGAGATCGCCGCGAGCGGCCGCGCCAAGGCCGTCGGCGTCTCCAACTTCGGGCAGCCGCAGCTGGAGCGCCTCGCCGCCGAGAGCGCCCTGGTACCGGCCGTCAACCAGGTCGAGCTGCACCCGCTCTTCAACCAGGCCGAACTGCGCGCCGTGCACGCCGACCTCGGGATCGCCACCGAGGCCTGGTCCCCGCTGGGCCAGGGCAAGGACCTGCTGACCCTCCCGGCCGTCGCCGCGGTCGCGGCCAAGCACGGGCGCACCGGCGCCCAGGTGGTGCTGCGCTGGCACCTCCAGCTCGGGAACATCGCGATCCCGAAGTCGGTCACCCCGGCCCGCATCCGCGAGAACCTGGACGTCTTCGGCTTCGAGCTGGACGCCGAGGACCTCGCCGCGCTGAACGCGCTGTCGACGGCGGGCGGGCGGATCGGTCCCGACCCGGTCGGCTTCGACGTCTGA
- a CDS encoding RNA polymerase sigma factor produces the protein MSLSPSRTFPPEIAESEALVALVERGREQGHINGDDVRQAFEAGRIPVDQWKRVLRSLNQVLDEEGVALHVSAAPAAKAPAKKARKAAAAPARTVTKKAAAPRPIGARKTAAPATAAAISAPSASGTEEEALAEAAAEPKKRTVKKTAAKKATATKKTAAAKKGAKDGDEGETPAAEGEDWTEEDLADEAEETTPAKAGTQGFVLSDDDEDDAPAQTVMVAGATADPVKDYLKLIGKVPLLNAEQEVELAKRIEAGLFSEYKLEEEEDHKPAFKRELEILVEDGRRAKNHLLEANLRLVVSLAKRYTGRGMLFLDLIQEGNVGLIRAVEKFDYTKGFKFSTYATWWIRQAITRAMADQSRTIRIPVHMVEIINKLARVQRQMLQDLGREPTPEELGKELDMTPEKVIEVQKYGREPISLHTPLGEEGDSEFGDLIEDSEAVVPADAVSFTFLQEQLQSILGTLSEREAGVVSMRYGLNDGQPKTLDEIGRVYGVTRERIRQIESKTMSKLRHPSRSQVLRDYLD, from the coding sequence GTGTCGCTCAGCCCGTCCCGTACGTTCCCTCCGGAGATCGCCGAATCCGAGGCCCTGGTCGCGCTCGTCGAGCGTGGCCGCGAGCAGGGTCACATCAACGGTGACGACGTGCGCCAGGCCTTCGAGGCCGGCCGCATCCCGGTGGACCAGTGGAAGCGGGTCCTGCGCAGCCTGAACCAGGTTCTGGACGAGGAAGGCGTCGCGCTGCACGTCAGCGCCGCCCCGGCCGCGAAGGCCCCCGCCAAGAAGGCCCGCAAGGCCGCCGCCGCCCCGGCCCGCACCGTGACCAAGAAGGCCGCCGCGCCGCGCCCCATCGGTGCGCGCAAGACCGCGGCCCCCGCCACCGCGGCGGCGATATCCGCTCCGTCGGCCTCCGGGACCGAGGAGGAGGCGCTGGCCGAGGCCGCCGCCGAGCCGAAGAAGCGGACGGTCAAGAAGACCGCCGCGAAGAAGGCGACGGCCACCAAGAAGACCGCCGCCGCGAAGAAGGGCGCCAAGGACGGCGACGAGGGCGAGACCCCCGCTGCCGAGGGCGAGGACTGGACCGAGGAGGACCTCGCCGACGAGGCGGAGGAGACCACCCCCGCCAAGGCCGGCACCCAGGGCTTCGTGCTGTCCGATGACGACGAGGACGACGCCCCGGCCCAGACGGTCATGGTGGCCGGTGCCACCGCCGACCCGGTCAAGGACTACCTCAAGCTCATCGGCAAGGTGCCGCTGCTCAACGCCGAGCAGGAGGTGGAGCTCGCCAAGCGCATCGAGGCCGGTCTCTTCTCCGAGTACAAGCTCGAAGAGGAGGAGGACCACAAGCCCGCGTTCAAGCGCGAGCTGGAGATCCTCGTCGAGGACGGCCGCCGGGCCAAGAACCACCTGCTGGAGGCCAACCTCCGCCTCGTGGTCTCGCTGGCCAAGCGTTACACCGGCCGCGGCATGCTCTTCCTGGACCTGATCCAGGAGGGCAACGTCGGTCTGATCCGCGCGGTGGAGAAGTTCGACTACACCAAGGGCTTCAAGTTCTCCACGTACGCCACGTGGTGGATCCGCCAGGCGATCACCCGCGCCATGGCCGACCAGTCGCGCACCATCCGCATCCCGGTGCACATGGTCGAGATCATCAACAAGCTGGCCCGTGTCCAGCGCCAGATGCTCCAGGACCTGGGCCGCGAGCCCACCCCGGAGGAGCTGGGCAAGGAACTCGACATGACCCCCGAGAAGGTCATCGAGGTCCAGAAGTACGGCCGCGAGCCGATCTCGCTCCACACCCCGCTGGGTGAGGAGGGCGACAGCGAGTTCGGTGACCTCATCGAGGACTCCGAGGCGGTCGTCCCGGCCGACGCGGTCTCCTTCACCTTCCTCCAGGAGCAGCTCCAGTCCATCCTGGGCACGCTCTCGGAGCGCGAGGCGGGCGTGGTCTCCATGCGCTACGGCCTCAACGACGGCCAGCCGAAGACGCTGGACGAGATCGGCCGCGTGTACGGGGTCACCCGTGAGCGCATCCGCCAGATCGAGTCCAAGACGATGTCGAAGCTGCGCCACCCGTCGCGCTCGCAGGTGCTGCGCGACTACCTGGACTAA
- a CDS encoding 4a-hydroxytetrahydrobiopterin dehydratase, with the protein MPSQPLSQKEIEDRLRELPGWAFEDDRIVRTYRLGTHLAASALVAHIAVVQDELNHHSDLTLGYNTVRLAVNTHSAGDAVTETDFELAQRVQDLAPAHGAN; encoded by the coding sequence ATGCCGAGTCAGCCGCTGTCGCAGAAGGAGATCGAGGACCGGTTGCGGGAACTCCCGGGCTGGGCCTTCGAAGACGACCGGATCGTCCGCACCTACCGGCTGGGCACGCACCTCGCGGCCAGCGCCCTCGTCGCCCACATCGCCGTGGTCCAGGACGAGTTGAACCACCACTCCGACCTCACCCTCGGCTACAACACGGTCCGCCTGGCGGTGAACACCCACAGCGCGGGCGACGCGGTGACCGAGACGGACTTCGAACTCGCCCAGCGGGTACAGGACCTGGCCCCCGCCCACGGCGCGAACTGA
- a CDS encoding RICIN domain-containing protein — protein sequence MYRIRNVAGGLLLEVEGTSRVRVGPEGPAPLPDTQRWEVVPVHPGGAVFHIVSALNGKRLDVANASTESGARVQLWRANAFGAQEWLVEEHLDAPGVVSLIACISGLPLEATEDGRTRQAEDTDSPAQWWHLEPVRPPSLAGV from the coding sequence GTGTACCGCATCCGGAACGTCGCCGGCGGGCTGCTGCTGGAGGTCGAGGGCACGTCCCGGGTGCGGGTCGGGCCCGAGGGCCCGGCGCCGCTGCCGGACACCCAGCGGTGGGAGGTCGTGCCCGTGCATCCCGGCGGGGCGGTCTTCCACATCGTCAGCGCCCTGAACGGCAAGCGGCTCGACGTCGCGAACGCCTCCACGGAGAGCGGTGCCCGGGTCCAGCTGTGGCGGGCGAACGCCTTCGGCGCGCAGGAGTGGCTGGTCGAGGAACACCTCGACGCGCCGGGCGTCGTCTCCCTGATCGCCTGCATCAGCGGCCTCCCCCTGGAAGCGACCGAAGACGGCCGCACCCGCCAGGCCGAAGACACCGACTCGCCCGCGCAATGGTGGCACCTGGAGCCGGTGCGCCCTCCCAGCCTCGCCGGCGTTTGA
- a CDS encoding class I SAM-dependent methyltransferase, whose product MTPHFDQLVAEAESVSVDGWEFSWLDGRATEQRPSWGYQRLLGERLAGVQAALDIQTGGGEVLAGAGVLPPLMVATESWPPNVAKATRLLHPKGAVVVADPDEPPLPFGDEAFDLVTSRHPVTVWWAEIARVLRPGGAYFSQQVGPASVFELVEYFLGPQPEEVRRGRHPDDAVAAAAAAGLEVVDLRSERLRTEFHDIGAVIYFLRKVIWMVPGFTVHQYRDRLRELHERIGREGPFVANTARFLIEARKPGR is encoded by the coding sequence ATGACACCCCATTTCGATCAGCTCGTCGCCGAGGCCGAGTCCGTGTCCGTGGACGGCTGGGAATTCTCCTGGCTCGACGGCCGGGCGACCGAGCAGCGCCCTTCCTGGGGCTACCAGAGGCTGCTGGGCGAGCGTCTGGCGGGCGTACAGGCGGCGCTGGACATCCAGACCGGCGGGGGCGAGGTGCTCGCCGGAGCGGGCGTCCTGCCGCCGCTGATGGTGGCCACCGAGTCCTGGCCGCCGAACGTCGCCAAGGCGACCCGGCTGCTGCACCCGAAGGGGGCGGTCGTGGTCGCGGATCCGGACGAGCCGCCGCTGCCCTTCGGTGACGAGGCCTTCGACCTCGTCACCAGTCGGCACCCGGTGACCGTGTGGTGGGCGGAGATCGCGCGCGTGCTGCGGCCCGGCGGTGCCTACTTCTCCCAGCAGGTCGGACCGGCGAGCGTCTTCGAACTCGTCGAGTACTTCCTCGGCCCGCAGCCGGAGGAGGTCCGGCGCGGCCGGCACCCCGACGACGCGGTGGCCGCCGCGGCCGCCGCGGGGCTGGAAGTCGTCGATCTGCGGTCGGAAAGACTGCGTACCGAGTTCCATGACATCGGAGCCGTGATCTACTTTCTCCGGAAGGTCATCTGGATGGTGCCCGGCTTCACGGTCCACCAGTACCGCGACCGGCTCCGCGAGCTCCACGAACGGATCGGGCGCGAAGGCCCGTTCGTCGCGAACACCGCCCGGTTCCTCATCGAGGCCCGCAAACCGGGCCGATGA
- a CDS encoding bifunctional 5,10-methylenetetrahydrofolate dehydrogenase/5,10-methenyltetrahydrofolate cyclohydrolase: MDGTAVARRISERTAALAAELTRRTGTAPCLATVLVGEDPASVTYVRMKQNRCAKAGITSRHVELPASTTTEELITTLTALSVDPEVSGILLQHPVPHHIDERAAFEAIAPGKDVDGVTMHSFAAMGFGLPGFVSCTPGGIMRLLAEYEVDLAGKHAVVVGRSAILGKPAGMLLLGQNATVTYCHSRTEDLPSIIRQADVLVAAVGKAEFIRGEDIKPGAVVLDAGYDGNRGDVHFESAAARASLITPVPGGVGPMTIAVLLEQTVQAAAAQAGLTLADLA, translated from the coding sequence ATGGACGGCACCGCCGTCGCCCGCCGCATCTCGGAGCGCACCGCCGCCCTGGCCGCCGAGCTGACCCGGCGCACCGGCACCGCTCCCTGCCTCGCGACCGTGCTGGTCGGCGAGGACCCCGCGTCCGTGACGTACGTACGCATGAAGCAGAACCGTTGCGCCAAGGCGGGCATCACCTCCCGCCACGTCGAGCTGCCGGCCTCGACCACCACCGAGGAACTGATCACCACCCTCACCGCGCTCTCCGTGGACCCCGAGGTCAGCGGCATCCTGCTGCAGCACCCGGTCCCGCACCACATCGACGAGCGCGCCGCCTTCGAGGCCATCGCCCCGGGCAAGGACGTCGACGGCGTCACCATGCACTCCTTCGCCGCCATGGGCTTCGGACTGCCCGGCTTCGTGTCCTGCACCCCGGGCGGGATCATGCGGCTGCTCGCCGAGTACGAGGTCGACCTCGCCGGGAAGCACGCCGTGGTCGTCGGCCGCAGCGCCATCCTCGGCAAGCCCGCCGGGATGCTGCTGCTCGGCCAGAACGCCACCGTCACCTACTGCCACTCCCGCACCGAGGACCTCCCCTCGATCATCCGCCAGGCGGACGTGCTGGTCGCCGCCGTCGGCAAGGCCGAGTTCATCCGGGGCGAGGACATCAAGCCGGGCGCGGTGGTCCTGGACGCCGGGTACGACGGCAACCGCGGCGACGTGCACTTCGAGTCGGCCGCCGCCCGCGCCTCGCTGATCACCCCGGTCCCCGGCGGCGTCGGCCCGATGACCATCGCCGTGCTGCTGGAGCAGACCGTGCAGGCGGCCGCGGCCCAGGCCGGCCTGACCCTGGCCGACCTCGCCTGA
- a CDS encoding class I SAM-dependent methyltransferase translates to MTKTLLDYDAEAREYDATRGGTPRAEAAATALLGLLPPGTRTLLDLGCGTGIVTALLTRPGLRVLGADTSYGMAARAAGRGVPVVLASGTRLPVRTGALDAVGAVWLLHLLREPGVVEAVVAEAARVLRPGGVFVTTVDKDAAHDVGSDIDAVLAPHLTPCPADAAGDVTAYAAAVGLRPGGRAAFTGHGQGRTPRQAAAALLAGRFASRVSPRGTTPTALAADLESLPAPDHPRPAPTYHFQSFTRTD, encoded by the coding sequence ATGACGAAGACCCTGCTGGACTACGACGCGGAAGCCCGGGAGTACGACGCCACCCGCGGCGGCACCCCGCGCGCCGAGGCCGCCGCCACGGCCCTGCTCGGCCTGCTCCCGCCCGGCACCCGGACCCTGCTCGACCTGGGCTGCGGAACAGGCATCGTCACCGCCCTCCTCACCCGGCCGGGCCTGCGGGTGCTGGGGGCGGACACCTCGTACGGGATGGCGGCGCGGGCCGCCGGGCGCGGTGTCCCGGTGGTCCTCGCCTCCGGCACCCGGCTGCCCGTCCGCACGGGTGCGCTGGACGCGGTCGGCGCGGTGTGGCTGCTGCACCTGCTGCGCGAGCCGGGGGTGGTGGAGGCGGTGGTCGCGGAGGCGGCCCGGGTGCTGCGGCCCGGCGGGGTGTTCGTCACCACGGTGGACAAGGACGCCGCGCACGACGTGGGCAGCGACATCGACGCCGTGCTCGCGCCGCACCTCACCCCGTGTCCCGCCGACGCGGCCGGTGACGTGACGGCGTACGCCGCCGCGGTGGGGCTGCGCCCGGGCGGCCGGGCCGCCTTCACCGGGCACGGTCAGGGCCGTACCCCGCGGCAGGCCGCGGCCGCCCTGCTCGCCGGGCGCTTCGCCTCCCGGGTGAGCCCGCGCGGCACCACGCCGACCGCGCTGGCGGCCGACCTGGAGTCCCTCCCCGCCCCCGACCACCCCCGCCCGGCCCCCACCTACCACTTCCAGTCCTTCACCCGGACCGACTAA
- a CDS encoding ABC transporter ATP-binding protein: protein MTRTTAGTTAASTAPDGGPYVLEARGVCVRFGGVRALTGVSLGIRAGEVCGLIGPNGAGKTTLFDVLSGIRRPDEGRLLLDGADITRRSPVWRARHGMRRTFQRQQLFGQLSVTDNLLVAQEWRGGGGGLAADLTGWPARRRHERERRARARRVLDDCGLGALGTAYAGGLPMGRARMVELARAVADPPRVLLLDEPASGMSAPEREQLAAVVRRLAAEEGCAVLLVEHNVAFVMELCTRVVVLDLGTVLAEGTAAQVRADPLVREAYLGSA, encoded by the coding sequence ATGACGCGCACCACGGCGGGGACCACGGCCGCGAGCACGGCGCCGGACGGGGGCCCGTACGTCCTGGAGGCCCGCGGGGTCTGCGTCCGGTTCGGCGGGGTCCGGGCGCTCACCGGGGTGTCGCTCGGCATCCGGGCGGGCGAGGTGTGCGGGCTGATCGGGCCGAACGGGGCGGGAAAGACCACCCTGTTCGACGTCCTGTCCGGCATCCGGCGGCCGGACGAGGGCCGGCTGCTGCTCGACGGGGCGGACATCACCCGCCGCTCCCCCGTGTGGCGGGCTCGGCACGGGATGCGCCGCACCTTCCAGCGCCAGCAGCTGTTCGGGCAGCTCAGCGTCACCGACAACCTGCTCGTCGCCCAGGAGTGGCGGGGCGGGGGCGGCGGACTCGCTGCCGACCTCACCGGCTGGCCGGCCCGGCGGCGCCACGAGCGCGAACGGCGGGCCCGGGCCCGGCGGGTGCTGGACGACTGCGGGCTCGGGGCGCTGGGAACGGCGTACGCGGGCGGCCTGCCCATGGGCCGGGCCCGGATGGTGGAACTGGCCCGGGCCGTCGCCGATCCGCCCCGCGTACTGCTGCTGGACGAGCCCGCCTCGGGGATGTCCGCGCCGGAACGGGAGCAGCTGGCCGCGGTGGTGCGGCGGCTCGCCGCCGAGGAGGGCTGCGCGGTACTCCTGGTCGAGCACAACGTGGCCTTCGTGATGGAGCTGTGCACCCGGGTGGTGGTGCTCGACCTCGGAACGGTACTGGCCGAGGGCACGGCGGCGCAGGTGCGGGCGGACCCGCTGGTCCGGGAGGCGTACCTGGGGAGCGCGTGA